The Salinibaculum sp. SYNS191 genome has a window encoding:
- the menE gene encoding o-succinylbenzoate--CoA ligase: MREPVDWPTRDPLAHRAAATPDRTALVDTETDREWSVRDLDATVDRLAARLTAIGPGDTDETEGRVGLLAATSAGFVAAVHAILRTGETVVPLNLQLTDAELSDHLARTAPDVLVCERDTEERAVSLFDGPVASLDRPETEGVSGLRPAKTAETNVEPPAWDRRDEAVVLFTSGTTGRAKGVRLTLGNLVASATASAFRLGVAPGDRWLCCLPTYHMGGLAPILRTALYGTTLVVQPSFDADKTARVLDTSGATGVSLVPTQLHRLLETGWHPPESLSAVLLGGAPASEDLLERALARDVPVYPTYGMTETASQVATATPAQVATDPETVGQPLVFTEVTVVDDSGNPVERGESGEVVVDGPTVTPGYLDAEETATATGEYGLHTGDVGRRDADGLLYILGRVDDTIVTGGENVHPSDVADALRSHPGVADAAVVGLPDEEWGERVAAMVVPGTDRVTVAEVESHARERLASYKVPKTIAFAPELPRTASGTLDREAVAQRLRE; the protein is encoded by the coding sequence ATGCGCGAGCCCGTCGACTGGCCAACCCGGGACCCGCTCGCACACCGCGCCGCGGCGACGCCGGACCGAACCGCGCTGGTAGACACCGAGACCGACCGCGAGTGGAGCGTCCGGGACCTGGACGCGACAGTCGACCGTCTGGCGGCCCGACTGACCGCAATCGGTCCAGGGGACACCGACGAGACGGAGGGCCGAGTCGGCCTCCTGGCCGCGACGAGCGCGGGTTTCGTCGCCGCGGTCCACGCTATTTTGCGGACGGGCGAGACGGTCGTCCCGCTCAACCTCCAGTTGACCGACGCGGAGCTGTCGGACCACCTCGCGCGGACAGCGCCCGACGTGCTCGTCTGCGAGCGGGACACCGAGGAGCGGGCAGTGTCGCTGTTCGACGGCCCGGTCGCCTCGCTGGACCGTCCGGAGACCGAGGGCGTCTCGGGACTGCGGCCGGCGAAGACGGCCGAAACGAACGTCGAGCCGCCGGCCTGGGACCGCCGCGACGAGGCGGTGGTACTGTTCACCTCGGGGACCACCGGTCGGGCGAAGGGCGTCCGGTTGACGCTGGGGAACCTCGTCGCCAGCGCCACGGCGTCGGCATTCCGGCTGGGCGTGGCACCGGGAGACCGGTGGCTGTGCTGTCTCCCGACCTACCACATGGGCGGGCTGGCCCCGATTCTGCGGACCGCGCTGTACGGGACGACACTGGTGGTGCAGCCGTCGTTCGACGCCGACAAGACGGCGAGGGTCCTCGATACGTCCGGCGCGACGGGGGTGTCCCTCGTCCCGACGCAGCTTCACCGGCTGCTGGAGACCGGCTGGCACCCACCGGAGAGTCTGTCGGCGGTCCTGCTGGGCGGCGCGCCGGCATCCGAGGACCTCCTCGAACGGGCGCTAGCGCGGGACGTGCCGGTCTACCCCACCTACGGGATGACGGAGACGGCCTCGCAGGTGGCGACGGCGACGCCGGCGCAGGTCGCGACGGACCCGGAAACGGTCGGCCAGCCGCTGGTGTTCACCGAGGTCACGGTCGTCGACGACTCCGGAAACCCTGTCGAGCGCGGCGAGAGCGGCGAAGTCGTCGTCGACGGGCCGACGGTCACGCCGGGCTATCTGGACGCGGAGGAGACGGCGACGGCCACCGGCGAGTACGGCCTCCACACCGGCGACGTCGGTCGTCGGGACGCCGACGGACTGCTCTATATCCTGGGGCGGGTCGACGACACCATCGTCACCGGCGGCGAGAACGTCCACCCGTCGGATGTCGCCGACGCGCTGCGGTCGCATCCCGGTGTCGCGGACGCTGCTGTCGTCGGACTCCCGGACGAGGAGTGGGGCGAGCGTGTGGCTGCGATGGTTGTTCCCGGGACCGACCGGGTGACCGTGGCGGAGGTCGAATCCCACGCGAGGGAACGGCTGGCGTCCTACAAGGTTCCGAAGACGATTGCGTTCGCCCCGGAACTCCCGCGAACGGCGTCGGGAACGCTCGACCGGGAAGCGGTCGCACAGCGCCTCCGGGAGTGA
- a CDS encoding NRDE family protein, with product MCTLALAWQVFEDAPVVVAANRDEMLDRASEPPARRDWEATAVAPQDAEADGTWLGYNEHGVLVAITNRWIDADPPAERSRGLLVRDALRHETAEDAIRYVERELDVRSYDGFNLLAVDENAALLVEWDGRRNVRNLDPGAHVVVNVGADGSYTIPTVRPDRGEEQATNADQLRTALQPEPGEQAREWLDRAAAAIADHDYGVCIHGDGFGTRSSSLVLLPSEGPATYEYADGPPCETPFEPVDAVL from the coding sequence GTGTGCACACTCGCACTCGCGTGGCAGGTGTTCGAGGACGCGCCGGTCGTCGTCGCGGCGAACCGCGACGAGATGCTGGACCGGGCCTCCGAACCCCCGGCCCGCCGTGACTGGGAGGCGACAGCCGTCGCACCGCAGGACGCAGAGGCCGACGGGACCTGGCTCGGCTACAACGAGCACGGCGTCCTCGTCGCCATCACGAACCGCTGGATAGACGCGGACCCGCCGGCGGAGCGGTCCCGCGGGCTGCTGGTCCGGGACGCGCTGCGCCACGAGACGGCGGAGGACGCCATCCGCTACGTCGAGCGGGAACTCGACGTTCGCTCCTACGACGGCTTCAACCTGCTCGCAGTCGACGAGAACGCGGCACTGCTGGTCGAGTGGGACGGCCGCCGGAACGTCCGGAACCTCGACCCCGGCGCCCACGTCGTGGTCAACGTCGGCGCGGACGGCAGCTACACCATCCCGACCGTCCGCCCCGACCGGGGCGAGGAGCAGGCGACCAACGCCGACCAGTTGCGGACCGCGCTCCAGCCCGAGCCCGGCGAGCAGGCGAGGGAGTGGCTGGACCGCGCCGCGGCCGCAATCGCCGACCACGACTATGGGGTCTGCATCCACGGCGACGGCTTCGGCACGCGCTCGTCGTCGCTGGTGTTGCTGCCGTCGGAGGGCCCGGCGACCTACGAGTACGCGGACGGGCCGCCGTGCGAGACGCCGTTCGAACCAGTCGACGCCGTGCTGTGA
- a CDS encoding helix-turn-helix transcriptional regulator encodes MSLSEAEENLSDDERRGLELVRETGGIHQSNFWKELDVSSRKGSRIVDALVAEDLIEREDTVYQGHNTYYLTPAAKDLDFSLLMAGDKLSPFVGDEETDPHSDAFSQWVMSLAYEE; translated from the coding sequence ATGAGTCTATCCGAAGCGGAGGAGAACCTCTCCGACGACGAGCGCCGGGGGCTCGAACTCGTCCGCGAGACCGGCGGTATCCACCAGAGCAACTTCTGGAAGGAACTCGACGTCTCCTCGCGGAAGGGCAGCCGCATCGTCGACGCGCTGGTCGCGGAGGACCTCATCGAGCGCGAGGATACCGTCTACCAGGGCCACAACACCTACTATCTGACTCCCGCGGCGAAGGACCTCGACTTCTCGCTGCTGATGGCCGGCGACAAGCTCTCGCCGTTCGTCGGCGACGAGGAGACCGACCCACACAGCGACGCCTTCTCGCAGTGGGTGATGAGTCTCGCCTACGAAGAATAG